TAGGCACGATATTCTTCAAGCTGCTTCAGTGATGGGATGGCGTCCTGGTCAATACCAAATGGAGTAGTGCACATTATGTCACACAGCTCGCGGTCTTTGCCAACGAGGCCCTTCAGCTCTTCCATTCTTTGCCTCTTGTGCTCCTTCATCAACTCCAAACGTGTGCGGCTATTCTTATCAGTCTGCAGCATGGTGCagccctcttcctccttcacaGAAATCCAGAAAGTTAGTCCAAGCATATAGGAAAGTTATTTTCAGACAGTGATATGAAAACACGTAGATATATTTCTGAACAAAACTGTACCTCAAAGGGGGGCAGCTGGAGTTCCCGACACAACGTTTTTAGCTCATCAAGAAATGCctgaatgtttttcattaatctcttcttcagctcctcttcctcagcaaTCATCAGGTCCAACAGCCCCTTAAGGTAAAGAGGATAGACAAATTAATCAATTTGTAAACTCACTAAGTACAGATTTAAATCTAATTTTAAATGTACGGTGGACTCACTTTAATGTGCTTGTGGACCTCGTTGGTTCTCTGTAGGCGCTGTTCCTCTGGAATACCGATTTCATCCCAAATATCCTGCAGTCTGACCAGAGCTCTGTTGAGATAAGCAACAGACTCTGCTGCGTGGACTTCActggaaaacaaaagcaacaggGTACGTTTAAACACCTGTTAACCAGTACAATATAAACATTAGCGACAGAGAATAATATCAAATCAAGTAACTTAGCGGACTGTCACTAGCAGAGGGCTAACGTTAGATACCGCTGAGTTAAGTTAACGTATGCTATCTCCCCGAAGCTGTCTTGTAGCATTAGCTTAGTAAGCTGTAAAGTTAAATAGTAGCAGCTGGAGTGTTAGGATGGCAGAAAACTTAATTACCATTTAAATTTAGTCATTGCGGCAAACACAGGCGGCTACTCCGTCCGAGCGTCACACAAGCTGTGTGCGTCTGCTCAAAGTAGCTAAAGCTAGCTAGCTTTATCTCGACAGGCTAATCCGGAAATTCGTCTGCTAACTgaataatatttcatttaattgtaaCCAATTGAGACCAAATGTACAAGAAAATATTACAGTACTAACCTCACTCTCATGTTTCCACTACagactcaaaacaaaaatagaaaacagcCTCCCTTAACGACGAAGCGGTCCTAACTAAGAAGTTTCTACGGTTGTAGTTCGTTTGTCCACTCGACGGGTTTGAAATCTGCACCGAAACAACGTCTGGGCTCCGATTGGCTGGTTGCAGTGACGTCAACGGAAGTTGTTTCTAGGGTGGCggttatttaacatttcaaattaataCACAGTATTCATGGATTTAGCCCAAAATGTATACTATTTACCGATCCTGACAttaaaattcagttttaaagtcatgtgtatttatttttcaagcatTTTTCCGTGTTTCCCAGATGATTAGCTACCTTTCTGTCAggctggaaaaataaacatgttgcaactgtttttcaaaataaggtAGGTCAATCTTGCATATCGATGTATCTAATGTAatttacttcctttttttcagatgTATCTGTCGATTTCagacatatattttaaaacctgCCTTTGGTCTGTGTTTCCCAGTCTATTTTTGTGTGAGTCTGACTCAGCCAGTGTTTGCTCTGTAGTTGCTCATATTGGGTGTTTCCTCAGGTGTGGTCTATGATTCCACCTTTCCCTTGAATTCCTTGTGttttgcctttgtgtgtgtaggGTCTCCAGATTTTGTGGTTAAAGCCCTGCCAGTTGCCTAAAGTCTTTGTTTAGGTATGCTTCTGTCTCCACAGGCCATCTGCCTGCaacataatttaaatgtatttatttatctggcACACACATATCTGGTTGAGGGCTGCAATTATGTTTGTCTTGTAATCATGACTCATTAATACAACAGTGTAGCCtactgtatatttaattattgcaCGGTTGCTCTTATATTCCGTTATATtacaagacttaaaaacaataatgagtTTGTACCCATGTTTCCCATCAAGCTAATTTAGTCTTTTGCATGAAAATGACTTAAGCCTCGAATGGAATTTGGCGATTGTTTTTCGATCAATGGAGTAATTGGTAAGTGATACAACAGTTGCATCTCTAAAATATACCCACATCCGCTGTGGGCTAGGAACCTGGATGTAACAATAAGAACTTGTAGGCCGTAGTCTAGGACGTGTGCATGTTTAACCAAAGATTCAGTGTAGTAATTTGAAAGAATAATAATAgaacataatatttatttacacacaatTCATAACAAAAGATcttataaaacatttgtgatatttgtgtcatttttttttagctgtccATTAAGTTTAACTTTCTTTTAACAATAATTGACCAACTCTGAGTCCGTAATATAGAAGTCTATGGAGGTTAATTCTCTGGAGCAgagtttttttgtaaaaatgagaAGACGGGCCTCCAGAGGGGCTTCAAACTGTTTCAGGTGGGGCTTAGTGAGTAGAAGTGAACAAATATCACATTGCATATAAAAACAAGATCACATAGAATAGCCCAAATGTTTATAATATGGTTAAAGAGATAGTAAAGACACAGTATTCTGGGGGTAGTTTAAGACAAACCTTaagataaatattttttaacgtATTTGATCTAGTCTGTTATTATGACAAACAACAATATAATGCTGTGTTGGCTGAATTGTTGAGTCTATTGGAGGAAATAACATAATCATGCTCCAATTAGCCTCCAGGAATCGAGCAAATCCAAGTGAGCTAAGAGggccccttttttttaacattttctctgaTCAGAGGTCCACAGACTTATATACACTAACGTCCCAAATAAATAGCTATGAAAACTtggtagaaaaacaaagtgaaattgaaaacagacaaaaagcaatCTTGGCTAGTTTAGTGATTTCAGCTTGATGACAGACTTTGTTCCCTGATCAGTGAGCATACTGACGTAAGTAGATGTTCCTCAACACATCCTCACTGAACTGGTAGGTGAGCTTCTTCTTTACTTTCTTAATCTCTCCAGATTTACCATAGTTCCTCAGCGCTCGAGCCATTTTTTGATAGGTCATTTTTTTGCGATTTCCTTTCTGAGTACCCCAGTGGCTGGCCAGgacttctttgtgttttgtggAGAACTGAAAGATGCCCTTGTCCTGGTCCACCCACCAGATACTTTCACTCATTTCACCGTTTCTTAGCAGGTCCAGGAGGAACTGGTACAGGCGGATTTTCTTCTTGTTGCCTGGGTTGGAAAATACAAAAGTTGTTTATACAATTTTGTATAAATGACAATTTAGTCTATTCCCCAGACTTTATATGTATGTGTGATTTCAAAACATAAGGACTTGATGTCATAAGAAAAGCTTTGGAAATACTCACTTGTGTCCCTCCTGAAGGAGTGATTGTGGTCTTCTAGTTCATCCTCTCCTTCTGATACTTCAAACGGAGGGCTgactcctctctgttcctcctctgaGTAGTAACGTCCAGGAGAGGCAGATGCTTGGTACTGGTAGCACATGGCTGGGGTGTAATACGGGATCTGGAAGCATGTCATATTTTGAAGTTTACACAGAGGAGTGATAGAgctgcacatttattttgttttgcaatcGTCCAACGTCTGACATTTATGACATTTACTCTCATTGTACTAAAAGAGGAAGTAAGTCTGCCAAAATAGAATTCAATGCTCTGTAAGACCATGTGATGTACTTGACATTTTAGTGAAAATATTCCAGACTGTCCACATCATGCACTGTATTTGAAagataaaagtgttttatttattatccaGATCCATGTTGATTTCTGTCAAAGAAATTCTGAAAATATATCTTGTTATTATGGTTGCAGCTACAGTTTCAGTCCAAAGAACCCTCTCTGATTGACCTAGTAATGAATTCTGAAGCATGTATATCCACACATCTGATGTATTCTAACAGCAAAAATGTTAGAAATGGAAAGAATTGTCGTTTCAGCTTTTTAATTGTGCATGCTTGCAGTCTTTTTTGCTAGTGAACTAATATATGTTGTTCTAGAGAGTTGGTTGGATAAATCAGAAGCTTGGGTAAGTCAGATTGGgctttttgaaaataattcTAGACATTTTATTGACTGAGTGAATAGTCATTAGTTGCAACATGAAAGACATACTGCTCCCTCAGTTAAAATCATTAATTCTGCATGCTACTAATTATAAGATTACATTGAAAAAGATCCTTAACTTTCTGAAATTATCTTATCATTTTAAGTCACATATGTAAAGATTAGTCTTTTCACAGTTGCGTCTTCTCTCATGTCTAAACATGAACTCACCTGTggtgacacagagagaggaacaagTGGTGGGTCCAGGTGAAGGGGCAGAGACTCGCTGGTGAAGCGATACGGTTGCACCAGTTGCTGAGGAGACACGGACTGAAGCTCAATGAGGTGGTTCACGGGAGAATTCTCAAAGTCTGTTGGGTGGACACGCTCCGAGTGGAAAGTCCATCTGTGGTCTGAAAAGTGACAGAAGTTAAggcactcacacacaggtaGTGTAAtaatttttttgtattttctacGATTGAAAACAGTCTTCTCACCTTCATAAATCTCCCCCACATTAGTGAGGTAGGGGTACAGCTCTGCAGGTGGGCGATAACTCTCTGGTTCATTTGGAATTATGTCCTCTGACGccttttattggaaaaaaaaggattttgtcACAGACAAAGTAAATGTTTGAGTCTTTTTGTACTGGCAAAATTAAGTACAAATATTTAACAATTTACATACATACTTGATCGTTATTGATCTCAACATAAAGACAATAGAGTTAATACAATAAAGAAACGGAACAGAGGTCaccaacagaaatatataaGTCCACATGAGGACAAATACTGTTAGGAAAGTTCTCCTCTCAGCAACAATTACAATTTTACAATTTTCACAGCAAATACACAGGTCCTTCTCAAACACAAACGAAACTCCCAAAGAAAGCCTTCATGTTCTTCTCAGCTATACATGTTAATCATTACATTAAATTCAATATCACACCTTGGTCACTTGAATTACTTAAATACTAGCAACAACCATATTAACCCAAAAACCGTagaacaaatggaaaaatatcCAACATTTCACAAACTATGACCAAATACAAGCCATTCAACAATGAAGCAGCAGCACTTACAGATGATATGACATATCCCTCCATCATGAAAACAAGACAGCATGAGAGTCTTGGTTCTTAAAGTTTGTAATGAACGTTAACTTTTTCCTATTGCTTCACCGAAACACGCGACGTCGATGGCTTCAACACACAAATGGGAACTGAAAGTGAGAAACAAGCTGGACCCTACACAGTCTGCGTTCATATCAACCAATTGTCTAATTCATATGATCAGATAGTTCCTGCTGGCCGAATGTCATCTAGCCAATCATATGTACATGCATTTCCTGCATTATAAAGAGGTATTTGGGCAAGAGCTAAGAATGATTCCTCTTTTTTGAGAGTAGATTATAGGCGGTTACAGTTgatctttaattatttaaatacttctCTATTGTCCAGAGAAATGGTTTTAGCAGCAggtatttttgcttttttcccttAACCATACAACAAATTAGAGGCATATATAAACTGTCTAAAAACTATTGTGCAAACAGTCACACTGCCTTTCTTGTTATCACACGTATTCAATGGTGTGCCCTGTATGCCTCAACTTCCCCCTTTGTCAGGATGCAGTgatgtgaccttagaaaaaaCCATAATACATCTAAATTGTTATTTAATTGAACACTCTTCATGCTTTCCTATACTTGCTGTGGAAGAAAATatgatttgctttttttcttattattcatCACAGCAAATCCCCTGCCAAGTTTACTCATGTAGCATGAGAGCTACTGCACACAGGAgatgaaactaaaaataaagtttggaaTCTAGCTTGTTCCTCTTTTACTTTGGCATTATGGTTTAAATTGAGGAAGTATTGACCATGAGAATGAAACCAGTGAAACATGACTGAAATGTCCGGAGCCactgtgtcctttttttgtctttataataTGGCTGCTAGATGTTAGACATTATTCTTTATGATCTTAAAAGTAATACTTTATCATATATGATGTTATTTAATGGTAGATAGACAGCTACATTTTGAGGCTTAAGAAGATAAATTATACTTTATGTCTTCTGTCAAAATCTAACACTGATGAAAactctattctattctatttgtTTTGCCTTGTTGGGATGGAAAGCtaccagaggaggaggatctCCTCCTGGATGAGCTGTATGTGATGAAACTGTTTCCTGTTTACCAGACAGAGGACAATGGGGCCCAGTGTTGGGTTTAATTTGTTCTGTCTTTCAGTGTTTTATAGCTGAACATTTCAGACAACAGCAGCCGAGTTGATACAAAATATGAAGACCTCAGGGAGGGTACTTCCTGTATGTATTGTCAAACTTCAGCTTTCCTCTCAGATCATGATCTATTGTAAATGCAGCTCTGGGGCTTGTTGTGCTTACAAACATTTGCTCTGGCTCCATCTACTGGGAGGAAATATTGGACTGACCAGTATCTAGGCTAGACTTGAgttcagaggcagagaggagacaaCCAAAATAGCTCATCGAGGcccatatttatttatccccCGCATCGGAATGTGGCTTATTTCAGCGTCGGTTGACACATTTGAGGAATGATGGCTTTAGGGATTCATCGGAATTTCAGATTTCCATGTATTGCTGAAATTCATCCCCACCTCAAATAGCCTactgacagcagcagaaggAGCCAGGAGCGGAGCCCTGCTGTCCCGTGGATCTATCACGGTACCGAGGCGAGATACGTATGGAACATGGCCGCTATGAGGACTTTAACCGTGGCAGGTCTCTTTTTGGCATTTTGCGCGTTGGGACTGATAGCAGTGGCGATCAGCACGGACAACTGGTACGAGACTGACGCGAGGAGGCACCGGGAGCGCTGCAAGAATTACTCAAACAAAAGAAACGACCCTGGCTACATTTACATCTCCAACAACAACCTCCCACTTCGCATGTTGCCAAAAGAGAGAAATGTGGAGAGGAGGGCTGGTGAGACGCTGCTGCGGGCTAAGCGGCACTTCATGCCTCCTGCCCCGGCCATGGAGTCCCTCTGCAGTCGGCAATTCAACTCCACCATCACCGGGCTGTGGAGAAAGTGCCACCGAGGGGGATTTGACTTGGAGATAGAGGATTTGATCTTTAAAGGTTTGGCTTCTAATGAGTATATTTTCTG
Above is a genomic segment from Eleginops maclovinus isolate JMC-PN-2008 ecotype Puerto Natales chromosome 2, JC_Emac_rtc_rv5, whole genome shotgun sequence containing:
- the spi1a gene encoding transcription factor PU.1a, with product MMEGYVISSASEDIIPNEPESYRPPAELYPYLTNVGEIYEDHRWTFHSERVHPTDFENSPVNHLIELQSVSPQQLVQPYRFTSESLPLHLDPPLVPLSVSPQIPYYTPAMCYQYQASASPGRYYSEEEQRGVSPPFEVSEGEDELEDHNHSFRRDTSNKKKIRLYQFLLDLLRNGEMSESIWWVDQDKGIFQFSTKHKEVLASHWGTQKGNRKKMTYQKMARALRNYGKSGEIKKVKKKLTYQFSEDVLRNIYLRQYAH